AATAATTTTATGTGAGCAATTATTTACAAAAATAACTAGATTAGCCTACTCCTACTATATAAAGACAAAGGATGAGTGATCACCTGGTAGGTAGAAACTCCTGAAAGGGTAGTACTTCGTAGAGCATGGTACATCAAGTTTTGTGGAATGCATTGATTTGAGTTGAACCATATAGGCACTATCATGCATATATAAAAAGATTGCATTGGTATCGTCATCATACCCCACTAGTTTGGTCCATGGCATAGTTTCCCAATTTTGAGGAAGGGTCTTAATAATGTTACGCAATTCAACTGTCTTTTGGGACACCCATATGGAAACACCTTCAGGATTGACCTCCCTCTGCCACACTTGAATGTTATCGTTAGATAACATGGCaacaccaacaatcctctcatctgTCTGTATAATCTGACACTGGCATATGCTAAAATCATTCATACTGTGAGGCCCCTTGATCAGGGTAAGGTTCTGCCCCTCCAAATCAAACTGAACTATATCGTCTCTCCCATACCTAGACAACCAGTAAATGACATTGCC
This portion of the Triticum aestivum cultivar Chinese Spring unplaced genomic scaffold, IWGSC CS RefSeq v2.1 scaffold54906, whole genome shotgun sequence genome encodes:
- the LOC123175192 gene encoding uncharacterized protein, with amino-acid sequence MYVHDDRRPLVRVFSSQTGRWGNLISIETQPNTMYGPCCPDTLVGNVIYWLSRYGRDDIVQFDLEGQNLTLIKGPHSMNDFSICQCQIIQTDERIVGVAMLSNDNIQVWQREVNPEGVSIWVSQKTVELRNIIKTLPQNWETMPWTKLVGYDDDTNAIFLYMHDSAYMVQLKSMHSTKLDVPCSTKYYPFRSFYLPGTTVAGGTNGAKKLG